Proteins found in one Sorghum bicolor cultivar BTx623 chromosome 1, Sorghum_bicolor_NCBIv3, whole genome shotgun sequence genomic segment:
- the LOC8080750 gene encoding 3-ketoacyl-CoA synthase 12 translates to MELLPLLTWLLLAHAMAYLAWTAAARRRQSRCYLLDYVCHKPRDDRKLSTETAGDVIQRNARLGLTDYRFLLRVVVRSGIGEETYAPRSILEGREDTPTLKDSLEEMDAFLDEAVAELFARTGVSPGDVDVLVFNVSMLSPSPSLSSRVVRRYGLRDDVAAYNLAGMGCSAGLVALDLARNALRARPRRASLALVVSSESIAPNWYSGTDKSMMLANCLFRCGGAAALVTNDPARRGRAKMELRCLVRAHIGASDDAHACALQREDGEGRVGISLSKALPKAAVRAFAVNLRRLAPRVLPVAELARFTARHLARRLFFQFPHMLQGSGKQQQKGGGDAAAKINFKAGVEHFCLHPGGTAVIEAVKQSLGLEDEDVEPARMTLHRWGNTSASSLWYVLSYMEAKGRLKVGDRVLMVTFGSGFKCNSCVWEVTGDMADRGAWADCIDDYPPETLANPYMDKFGWINDVQGDTMML, encoded by the coding sequence ATGGAGCTGCTTCCTCTTCTCACGTGGCTCCTCCTCGCGCACGCCATGGCGTACCTTGCCTGGacggccgcggcgcgccgccGGCAGTCGCGGTGCTACCTCCTGGACTACGTCTGCCACAAGCCCCGTGACGACCGCAAGCTGTCGACGGAGACGGCCGGCGACGTGATCCAGCGCAACGCGCGGCTCGGTCTGACCGACTACCGCTTCCTCCTCCGCGTCGTCGTCCGCTCCGGCATCGGCGAGGAGACCTACGCCCCGCGCAGCATCCTGGAGGGCCGCGAGGACACCCCGACCCTCAAGGACTCGCTGGAGGAGATGGACGCCTTCCTCGACGAGGCCGTCGCCGAGCTGTTCGCCCGGACGGGGGTCTCTCCGGGCGACGTCGACGTGCTGGTCTTCAACGTCTCCATGCTCTCCCCGTCCCCGTCGCTGTCGTCCCGGGTCGTGCGCCGGTACGGCCTCCGCGACGACGTCGCCGCGTACAACCTCGCGGGGATGGGCTGCAGCGCGGGGCTCGTCGCGCTGGACCTCGCCCGGAACGCGCTCCGGGCGCGCCCCCGCCGCGCGTCGCTGGCGCTCGTGGTGTCGTCCGAGTCCATCGCGCCCAACTGGTACTCCGGCACCGACAAGTCCATGATGCTCGCCAACTGCCTGTTCCGCTgcggcggcgccgcggcgcTGGTCACCAACGACCCGGCGCGCCGCGGGCGCGCCAAGATGGAGCTCAGGTGCCTGGTGCGCGCGCACATCGGCGCCAGCGACGACGCGCACGCGTGCGCGCTGCAGCGGGAGGACGGCGAGGGCCGCGTCGGGATCAGCCTCAGCAAGGCGCTGCCCAAGGCCGCCGTGCGCGCCTTCGCCGTCAACCTGCGCCGCCTCGCGCCGCGCGTGCTCCCCGTCGCCGAGCTCGCGCGGTTCACCGCGCGACACCTCGCCCGGAGGCTCTTCTTCCAGTTCCCGCACATGCTGCAGGGCTCGGGAAAGCAGCAGCAGAagggcggcggcgacgcggcggCAAAGATCAACTTCAAGGCCGGGGTGGAGCACTTCTGCCTGCACCCCGGCGGGACGGCGGTGATCGAGGCGGTGAAGCAGAGCCTGGGGCTGGAGGACGAGGACGTGGAGCCGGCGAGGATGACGCTGCACCGGTGGGGGAACACGTCGGCGAGCAGCCTGTGGTACGTGCTGTCGTACATGGAGGCCAAGGGGAGGCTCAAGGTCGGGGACAGGGTGCTCATGGTCACCTTCGGGTCCGGCTTCAAGTGCAACAGCTGCGTGTGGGAGGTGACCGGCGACATGGCCGACAGGGGAGCCTGGGCCGACTGCATCGACGACTACCCGCCGGAGACGCTCGCCAACCCGTACATGGACAAGTTCGGCTGGATCAACGACGTCCAAGGCGACACCATGATGCTCTAA
- the LOC8080751 gene encoding uncharacterized protein LOC8080751, producing the protein MAEVDARATGADEGRGGVEKDGQPPAAAGRATISVTVVLLALLVASVAAFLTSSLPRAGDGVGKGVQEGGAGSGGAGEVVGGKRAEPVEHAVGDGIGIPGFNSRLDAFRAWAALTWMKLRRPPRSDEPRYDDDAAAADGSAGSVADAAKRSFEMGKETVEQAAEATASATWDAAETAKEKVKTAKEKVKGAASPPDGAEL; encoded by the exons ATGGCCGAAGTCGACGCCAGGGCCACGGGCGCCGACgagggccgcggcggcgtcGAGAAAGACGGgcagccgccggcggcggcggggcgcgCGACCATATCCGTGACGGTCGTCCTGCTGGCGCTGCTGGTGGCCTCCGTCGCGGCGTTCCTGACGTCGTCGTTGCCGCGCGCCGGCGACGGCGTCGGCAAGGGGGTGCAGGAGGGAGGTGCCGGCAGCGGCGGGGCGGGGGAGGTAGTAGGAGGGAAGCGCGCGGAGCCCGTGGAGCATGCGGTCGGCGACGGCATCGGCATCCCGGGGTTCAACAGCCGGctggacgcgttccgcgcctgGGCGGCGCTGACGTGGATGAAGCTCCGGCGGCCGCCGCGCTCCGACGAGCCACG ATACGACGacgatgccgccgccgccgacgggaGCGCCGGCTCTGTGGCGGACGCCGCGAAGAGGAGCTTCGAGATGGGCAAGGAGACGGTGGAGCAGGCGGCGGAGGCCACAGCCAGCGCCACGTGGGACGCCGCGGAGACGGCCAAGGAAAAGGTGAAGACGGCCAAGGAAAAGGTGAAGGGAGCAGCCTCGCCGCCCGACGGTGCTGAACTCTGA
- the LOC8080473 gene encoding SH3 and multiple ankyrin repeat domains protein 1: protein MIRWFEFPPKLSIPCNGPTKSEQFKQRDYANAFELRVLFSLRSIARPNSNSELCSFQMNPSNDCATPRSDGRGSSSGSGSDGNGGRSANTSSRRRRRMPSTPTGTQLMSEFNAAGDAGGSGSSLSPPSSGALDLEGVLLLATPVATDSTIIMEGELLDDDNEPGTPSGTRRSASLVDNNGLGASASASARRSTSVDNNGPSNKVSISDLDLVLVSSGSQGSSGGGSGGRRSGSASNDQFHQREGHRRMYAPRNNRHYEVNISGAIYSKANTSLLSFTRFFPVTEIVVSLVLILFMRFHIQFFMLFLSNIQAGSSSRQAAPGQWQGGCPPNIQIQPQQGPEFHFPFNFHPPPGFRIPPNMNFQRLQVGPECQIPVPPPTPPLWGVPTFGAGLRLQLGPAVRGPVQLYGSPSSYPPFEVTTMVLPRRSSGLYPPPGVTIRHPPTSNGDSPPPPLEQPARTRVTITAPPASEGPRQPEAMPLEQSVQSKITIKAPAAGEGSSSSPPKQPEQLETRPSQPVPLSRVPAFRWPPIAEDDALFTEWLHGRRRRTRRLPVFEDICPDDGTSQPPPLPSQAPPPPPPPPTSPPPPPPPPPTSPPPPPPPPPTSPPPPTPPPPPGSP from the exons ATGATTCGATGGTTCGAGTTTCCTCCAAAACTTTCGATTCCATGCAATGGTCCTACGAAATCAGAGCAGTTCAAGCAGCGTGACTACGCGAACGCGTTCGAGCTCCGTGTCCTGTTTTCACTGCGCTCGATTGCACGACCCAATTCAAATTCCGAGCTCTGCAGTTTCC AGATGAACCCCAGCAACGACTGCGCCACCCCGAGAAGCGATGGccgcggcagcagcagcggcagcggcagcgacgGGAATGGGGGCCGCTCGGCGAACACCTCgtcgcggcgccgccgccgcatgCCGTCCACGCCTACGGGTACTCAACTCATGTCGGAGTTCAACGCTGCTGGTGATGCCGGGGGCTCCGGGTCTTCCTTGTCGCCACCGTCTTCCGGGGCCCTCGACCTGGAGGGCGTGCTCCTCCTAGCCACCCCGGTGGCAACGGACAGCACCATCATCATGGAGGGTGAGCTCCTCGACGACGACAACGAACCAGGTACCCCCTCCGGCACCAGGCGCTCCGCTTCTCTCGTCGACAACAACGGACTgggcgcctccgcctccgccagcGCCAGGCGCTCCACCTCCGTCGACAACAACGGGCCCAGCAACAAGGTCTCCATCAGCGACCTCGACCTCGTTTTGGTCTCCTCCGGCTCTCAGGGCTCCAGTGGAGGTGGGAGCGGCGGCAGGCGCAGCGGCAGCGCCTCCAATGATCAG TTTCACCAGAGGGAGGGACATCGTAGAATGTATGCCCCAAGGAACAACAGACATTATGAGGTAAATATTTCTGGGGCCATTT ACAGCAAGGCAAATACATCTTTGCTTTCTTTCACAAGGTTCTTCCCTGTTACTGAAATAGTAGTA TCTCTGGTTCTGATTCTTTTCATGAGGTTTCACATACAATTTTTCATGCTTTTTCTATCTAATATACAGGCGGGATCCTCGAGCCGGCAGGCAGCGCCAGGGCAATGGCAAGGCGGCTGTCCGCCCAACATCCAGATCCAGCCCCAGCAGGGGCCGGAGTTCCACTTTCCCTTCAACTTCCATCCGCCGCCGGGCTTCCGCATCCCCCCGAACATGAACTTCCAGCGGCTGCAGGTCGGACCGGAGTGCCAAATCCCGGTGCCCCCGCCGACCCCGCCGCTGTGGGGGGTACCGACATTCGGTGCCGGACTGAGACTGCAACTGGGACCAGCCGTCCGAGGACCCGTGCAGCTCTACGGGTCACCTTCGAGCTACCCACCATTCGAGGTCACCACCATGGTCCTCCCCAGGAGGTCCTCAGGTCTGTACCCGCCGCCCGGCGTCACCATCCGCCACCCCCCGACCAGCAACGGggactcgccgccgccgccgctggagcAGCCCGCACGCACCAGGGTCACCATCACGGCCCCGCCGGCCAGCGAGGGACCCAGGCAGCCGGAGGCAATGCCGCTGGAGCAGAGCGTACAGTCCAAGATCACCATCAAGGCCCCGGCGGCCGGCGAAGGGAGCTCGTCGTCGCCACCCAAGCAGCCGGAGCAGCTCGAGACGCGTCCGTCACAGCCGGTGCCGCTGTCGCGTGTGCCGGCGTTCCGGTGGCCCCCGATTGCAGAGGACGACGCCCTCTTCACGGAGTGGCTGCACGGCCGCAGGCGCCGTACCAGGAGGCTGCCCGTGTTCGAGGACATCTGCCCCGACGACGGAACTAGCCAACCCCCTCCTCTTCCAAGCCAAGCCCCTCCACCACCTCCGCCTCCTCCGACAAGCccaccgcctccgcctccgccgcctccgACAAGCCCAccccctccgcctccgcctcctccgACAAGCCCACCCCCTCCcactccgccgccgcctcctgggAGCCCGTGA
- the LOC8080752 gene encoding uncharacterized protein OsI_027940: MSRHPITKWAQRSDRVFLTIELPDAKDVKLNLKPEGHFNFSAKGSDDLPYEFDLELFDAVNVEESKAAVAPRTICYLIKKAESKWWPRLLKKEGKAPVFLKVDWDKWQDEDDEDVGFNDFSDMDFSKLDMGGADDDDFEDDEDDVVESANKDEGGKTEKSNGEEEAAAAAAAAEEVKP; encoded by the exons ATGAG TCGCCACCCAATCACTAAGTGGGCACAGAGGTCTGACAGGGTGTTCTTGACGATAGAGCTGCCCGACGCCAAGGATGTGAAGCTGAACTTGAAGCCCGAAGGTCATTTCAACTTCTCGGCTAAGGGCTCAGATGACTTGCCCTATGAATTTGACCTTGAGCTGTTTGATGCTGTGAATGTGGAG GAGAGCAAAGCAGCTGTTGCCCCAAGGACCATATGCTACCTGATCAAGAAAGCTGAGAGCAAGTGGTGGCCAAGGCTGCTGAAAAAGGAGGGCAAGGCACCTGTGTTCTTGAAGGTTGACTGGGACAAATGGCAGGATGAGGATGATGAGGATGTTGGAT TTAATGACTTCAGTGATATGGACTTCTCG AAACTGGACATGGGAGGTGCTGATGATGACGATTTTGAGGATGACGAAGACGATGTGGTTGAAAGTGCTAACAAAG ATGAAGGTGgtaagacagagaagagcaacggggaggaggaagcagctgccgcagcagcagccgctgaGGAAGTGAAGCCATGA
- the LOC110430037 gene encoding probable F-actin-capping protein subunit beta, with protein sequence MEAAMDLMRRMPPRSAETALNALLSLLPDHSLDLLSQVDLPLQVCMDKESLKAYILCEYNRDADSYRSPWSNKYDPPLEDGTVPSQAMRNLEVEANEVFSVYRDQYYEGGISSVYIWEDEDNGFIACFLIKKDGQGKRGYMQIGSWDAIHVIQVGPEEEGAAHYCLNSTVMLSLTTDNKQSGTFNLSGSIRRQMSMTLAVADGHLVNMGKMIEEMEGKLRNSLDQVYFGKTREMVCTLRPPPEVLNRRLPDS encoded by the exons ATGGAGGCGGCGATGGATCTGATGCGGCGGATGCCGCCGCGGAGCGCGGAGACGGCGCTCAACGCGCTGCTCTCCCTCCTCCCCGACCACTCCCTCGACCTCCTCTCCCAGGTCGACCTCCCGCTCCAG GTTTGCATGGATAAGGAGAGCTTGAAGGCATACATTCTATGCGAATATAACCGTGACGCTGACTCCTACCG ATCTCCTTGGTCGAATAAATATGACCCCCCTTTGGAAGACGGGACAGTTCCTTCTCAAGCGATGAGGAATCTTGAGGTTGAGGCAAATGAAGTTTTCTCAGTGTATCGTGACCA GTACTATGAAGGTGGCATCTCGTCTGTTTACATTTGGGAGGATGAAGATAATGGGTTTATCGCATGCTTCTTAATTAAGAAAG ATGGACAAGGAAAAAGAGGGTACATGCAGATTGGTTCATGGGATGCTATTCATGTTATTCAG GTTGGTCCTGAAGAAGAAGGAGCGGCACATTACTGCTTGAACAGCACTGTGATGCTCTCATTGACAACAGACAACAAGCAGTCGGGAACCTTCAACTTGTCTGGATCGATAAGACGGCAG ATGAGTATGACCCTTGCTGTAGCTGATGGACACCTTGTTAATATGGGGAAAATGATAGAAGAAATGGAGGGGAAGCTGAGAAATTCACTGGACCAG GTTTATTTCGGGAAGACCAGAGAAATGGTTTGCACTCTTCGGCCACCACCAGAAGTGCTTAATAGGAGACTACCTGACAGCTGA